From Solanum lycopersicum chromosome 4, SLM_r2.1:
TGTCAAACATCAGAAGTGTTGGTTCTTGTCTAGCTTTAATCAAAAGGTGGacctattttaatttgaaatgaagaatcGAATAACTTTTCAACAACAATAATTTGAAATGATCATACTCAGAAactattgattaatttatcCATTAATCAAATGATGATATTCAGAGCTGAGTATTATATCAATGATTTCGTAGATTTTCTTGATCTTGTGTGCAAGTAGAAACTATTGGTGATAGATAATTTACTTGATAACGAGGCATGTTAAAAATTGAAGGGAGAATCTTGTTTGCTCAAATAAAAGCTCCAAAGTTCTTGATAACTTCAAATGCAAGGTAATTAAAAAGCATAATGGATGATTCTCCTTGTCAAAGTTAAACTAACTTCAGGTGGTCATTTGTTcacttcttcctcttctttggAGGCTGGatagcttcttcttcttcatcctcttcatcatcatcttctGGATCGTCGTCCTCTACGACTTCTTCTTCACCCTCTCCTTCTTCagcttcttcatcatcatcattatcatcgtcgccatcatcgtcgtcgtcaccGTCATCATCATGACCTTCTTCACCAACATCCTCTTCATCTTCTGCATCTCCGTTCTCCTCACCTTCTCCATTGCTTTTCTTGGCATTTCCTTTGCTTTTGTTTCCATGAACCCCTTCATCAGAGTACTCTTCTTCACCCTCCTCAAAGCCTTCATTTCCATTCTCATCGTTGTCGTCTCCATCTCCACCTTCCTCATCAGCATCAACTACTTTGGTCTGCTCATCATTTGTGTTCTGATCTCCCTCGACTTTGGTCTCAATTGCCAACAGTGGCACACCATCCTGGAATTATTTAAAGACATCACTATAAATGAATATTCTAggaatataatgaaatattcaTGAACTATACTTGATTTTTCACCTTATTGGCTAAGGGTTTCAGTTCCCACCTTGTAATTCCTTCTCTCTACCCTTTAGTAAAGTAGTTTGTTCAAGCCCATAGATATTCATCACTCATACTATACAAACTCATTACACATGCCCAAGTGCATCAATGTTTTCCTAGCTAGTGTCAGATATTCGTATTGAGCGATTCACGCCAGGAAGTCTCGACTCTTACCTTATGAAGTAAAACGCTCCCTAACAAAGGTGAAGCCCAAGGGAATCGAACTCAACTACTCAAACTGAAATGAGCCCATATTGCATACTTGGGCTTATTGCAAATTGGACCTGGACAGATGGGACAATTTTAAGCCCAAGTTCACAGCTAAAAAGTGTGAGCCCAAAACTTGGACCATCCCCTACTATTTGAAGTACATGTATTTATAGCTATGTTAAATGTGTGAGACCAACCTAATAAGTAAACATAATATAATCTTGATAGAATATTCCCATATAATATTCTCATAAGACTGAGTCAACCTAAAAAACATGTTTTTACAAATCAATATTTTACTCTTAACatcc
This genomic window contains:
- the LOC101264924 gene encoding uncharacterized protein, which produces MEIMLNNTVLTCASTLLPSTQDGVPLLAIETKVEGDQNTNDEQTKVVDADEEGGDGDDNDENGNEGFEEGEEEYSDEGVHGNKSKGNAKKSNGEGEENGDAEDEEDVGEEGHDDDGDDDDDGDDDNDDDEEAEEGEGEEEVVEDDDPEDDDEEDEEEEAIQPPKKRKK